In one window of Danaus plexippus chromosome 7, MEX_DaPlex, whole genome shotgun sequence DNA:
- the LOC116770646 gene encoding tubulin-specific chaperone cofactor E-like protein, translating into MPSLLEALERKYGAKGEVNPPIDDMPVAIFVPKRSPRLSVPTLLVLNDCDIDCAGDACALADKCADVVELDLANNKLTDWKEVFAVLEQTPRVRFLNLSFNRLSAQIQAAQTLRQRWDSLSNLVLNSTYVGWQSVLGLLKALPALEELHLSLNEYSYVNLSAKDVDEKDVCEGCSRLNVETSKPVHEQLKKLHFSGNPVSSWREISKLGYAFPNLETLMVNDCPITTLEPDPCEKCDDSNGNKKCHDAFQRLRFLNLNNTLLTTWDEVDRLARFPALKSLRVQGWPLWERVESTEHERRLLLVARLPHVRTLNGGGAVPIEERDAAERAFIRYYMEKPESDRPDRYWELVGVHGKLDPLVSVDLRPEKRVQITFTCGDTSEVRTIDVYRTVSDLKTRLERLAGFPASKMRLFYVDQELRDSQGPEEMKYPTKQLYSYNIRSGDEIIIDSKLKHSISANSTA; encoded by the exons ATGCCGTCTCTGCTGGAAGCTTTAGAGCGGAAGTATGGGGCTAAGGGTGAAGTGAATCCCCCCATAGACGACATGCCGGTGGCCATATTTGTGCCAAAACGATCGCCGAGACTCAGTGTACCGACGCTGTTGGTGCTCAACGACTGCGACATTGACTGCGCTGGTGACGCGTGTGCCTTAGCTGACAAATGTGCTGATGTAGTGGAACTTGATCTAGCAAATAATAAGCTGACTGACTGGAAGGag GTATTTGCTGTGTTGGAGCAGACGCCTCGTGTGCGGTTTCTTAACTTAAGCTTCAACCGACTCTCAGCCCAGATACAAGCTGCTCAGACGCTACGTCAGCGCTGGGATTCGCTCAGTAATCTCGTCCTAAACTCTACTTATGTCGGCTGGCAGAGTGTTCTTGGTCTCCTTAAGGCTCTACCAGCTCTTGAAGAGCTGCATCTGAGTCTTAACGAGTATTCGTACGTCAATTTGAGCGCCAAAGACGTGGATGAGAAAGACGTCTGTGAGGGTTGCTCCAGGCTAAACGTCGAAACTTCCAAACCGGTTCATGAGCAGCTGAAGAAACTCCATTTCTCTGGTAACCCAGTCAGTAGCTGGCGGGAAATATCCAAATTGGGTTATGCCTTCCCTAACTTGGAGACGCTTATGGTGAACGACTGCCCCATAACGACGCTCGAGCCCGACCCGTGCGAGAAATGTGATGACAGCAATGGGAATAAGAAATGCCATGACGCCTTCCA GCGTCTGCGGTTCTTAAACTTGAACAACACTCTTCTTACCACGTGGGACGAGGTCGATAGACTTGCGAGGTTTCCAGCATTGAAGAGTTTAAGAGTTCAG GGTTGGCCATTGTGGGAGCGAGTGGAGTCTACTGAACACGAGCGTCGTCTGCTGTTGGTGGCTCGCTTGCCGCACGTGAGGACGCTCAATGGCGGTGGGGCTGTTCCGATCGAAGAGAGAGACGCCGCAGAAAGGGCCTTCATCAGATACTACATGGAGAAACCCGAGTCTGATCGACCTGACAG GTACTGGGAATTGGTCGGTGTTCATGGCAAGCTCGACCCCTTAGTGTCGGTCGACTTGAGGCCAGAGAAACGAGTGCAGATCACTTTCACTTGTGGCGACACCAGCGAAGTACGGACCATAGACGTTTACAG AACTGTATCAGATCTTAAGACTCGTCTGGAGAGGCTGGCGGGCTTCCCTGCATCCAAGATGAGACTGTTCTACGTCGATCAGGAACTAAGAGATTCGCAG GGTCCAGAGGAAATGAAGTATCCAACGAAACAGCTGTACTCTTACAACATACGGTCAGGAGACGAGATCATCATAGACTCTAAGCTGAAACACTCGATCTCGGCGAACTCAACCGCTTAA
- the LOC133318778 gene encoding uncharacterized protein LOC133318778: MEYDDVEFSTRFHVPKESTLGVLQLIGYKLEQPSARTQLCYRNESISPISQLLLTFTYYATGSTQMTVGDNCGMSKSTAHRIIHKVTATIASIVPICNRKRYMLINVQAIASADLEIMDLNSKMAIDLVVVRTSLYGILHSELQCLKEVTMVMAFCWLVVGL; encoded by the exons ATGG AATACGACGATGTCGAATTTAGCACGAGATTTCATGTACCAAAAGAATCTACTCTGGGTGTTTTGCAGTTAATAGGATACAAACTTGAGCAGCCATCAGCTCG AACTCAATTATGTTACAGAAATGAATCTATTTCTCCCATAAGCCAACTTCTGTTGACTTTTACATACTATGCAACTGGTTCAACACAAATGACAGTGGGTGACAATTGTGGCATGAGCAAGTCAACTGCGCACAGAATTATTCATAAAGTCACCGCTACTATAGCCTCT ATTGTACCCATATGTAACCGCAAAAGATACATGTTAATTAATGTCCAAGCCATTGCTAGTGCAGACTTGGAAATTATGGATCTTAATAGCAAGATGGCCATTGACCTGGTAGTTGTCAGGACCAGTCTATATGGAATTCTTCATTCAGAATTGCAATGTTTGAAAGAGGTCACTATGGTGATGGCGTTTTGTTGGCTGGTAGTGGGTTTATGA
- the LOC116770675 gene encoding uncharacterized protein LOC116770675 isoform X2 gives MSKKSRGPNFSSKEKEILIHLIDKYKEIIGNKKTDAVTIAAKNQGWEKLTEEFNLLSSFCSRKVDQLKTCWDNLKRTTRKVKALVKRESLLTGRPAINPPGPLQARIESLLGPSLDGLDNVLDSDSHSIEENDTMYVEVLAETETEEDKETEAGPSQAQKAEKENLQSDNTDNSWRNWTPAALKTKASSPLKRKNNPISSLSPSSWLHRRRQRTSLHEKVLQNKIGLLEILKQNAHREAELKTKLLEEQIKQELIKTKILTLELKKLQQ, from the exons ATGTCCAAGAAAAGCCGTGGACcaaatttttcatcaaaagaaaaagaaattttaatacatcttattgataaatataaagaaataattggaaataaaaaaaccgaTGCTGTAACTATCGCTGCAAAAAATCAGGGATGGGAAAAACTAACTGAGGAATTTAATTTGCTCAGCTCTTTCTGTAGTAGAAAAGTAGATCAACTAAAAACATGTTGGGACAACTTAAAAAGAACTACTAGAAAAGTGAAAGCTTTAGTAAAACGGGAATCCCTCTTAACAG GCAGGCCTGCTATAAATCCTCCTGGTCCATTGCAAGCACGGATAGAGTCTTTGCTAGGACCAAGTTTAGATGGGCTTGATAATGTATTGGACTCCGACAGCCATTCTATAGAGGAAAATGATACAATGTATGTAGAAGTTCTAGCAGAAACTGAAACAGAA GAAGACAAGGAAACTGAGGCTGGACCATCACAAGCACAAAAAgcagaaaaagaaaatttacaatcAGAC AATACAGACAATAGTTGGAGAAATTGGACACCAGCAGCATTGAAGACCAAGGCGTCTAGTCCTCTTAAACGGAAAAATAATCCAATATCATCATTATCACCATCATCATGGCTTCATCGAAGAAGACAAAGAACCTCACTACATGAGaaagttttacaaaataaaattggattattagaaatattgaaacaaaatgcTCATAGAGAAGCTGAATTAAAGACCAAACTCCTCGAGGAACAAATTAAGCAGGAACTAATAAAAACGAAGATTTTAACATTGGAACTAAAAAAACTGcaacagtaa
- the LOC116770675 gene encoding uncharacterized protein LOC116770675 isoform X1, with product MSKKSRGPNFSSKEKEILIHLIDKYKEIIGNKKTDAVTIAAKNQGWEKLTEEFNLLSSFCSRKVDQLKTCWDNLKRTTRKVKALVKRESLLTGGRPAINPPGPLQARIESLLGPSLDGLDNVLDSDSHSIEENDTMYVEVLAETETEEDKETEAGPSQAQKAEKENLQSDNTDNSWRNWTPAALKTKASSPLKRKNNPISSLSPSSWLHRRRQRTSLHEKVLQNKIGLLEILKQNAHREAELKTKLLEEQIKQELIKTKILTLELKKLQQ from the exons ATGTCCAAGAAAAGCCGTGGACcaaatttttcatcaaaagaaaaagaaattttaatacatcttattgataaatataaagaaataattggaaataaaaaaaccgaTGCTGTAACTATCGCTGCAAAAAATCAGGGATGGGAAAAACTAACTGAGGAATTTAATTTGCTCAGCTCTTTCTGTAGTAGAAAAGTAGATCAACTAAAAACATGTTGGGACAACTTAAAAAGAACTACTAGAAAAGTGAAAGCTTTAGTAAAACGGGAATCCCTCTTAACAG GAGGCAGGCCTGCTATAAATCCTCCTGGTCCATTGCAAGCACGGATAGAGTCTTTGCTAGGACCAAGTTTAGATGGGCTTGATAATGTATTGGACTCCGACAGCCATTCTATAGAGGAAAATGATACAATGTATGTAGAAGTTCTAGCAGAAACTGAAACAGAA GAAGACAAGGAAACTGAGGCTGGACCATCACAAGCACAAAAAgcagaaaaagaaaatttacaatcAGAC AATACAGACAATAGTTGGAGAAATTGGACACCAGCAGCATTGAAGACCAAGGCGTCTAGTCCTCTTAAACGGAAAAATAATCCAATATCATCATTATCACCATCATCATGGCTTCATCGAAGAAGACAAAGAACCTCACTACATGAGaaagttttacaaaataaaattggattattagaaatattgaaacaaaatgcTCATAGAGAAGCTGAATTAAAGACCAAACTCCTCGAGGAACAAATTAAGCAGGAACTAATAAAAACGAAGATTTTAACATTGGAACTAAAAAAACTGcaacagtaa
- the LOC133318743 gene encoding DNA repair protein Rev1 — translation MSRRDERFPDNGFEAWGGYMHAKIAKLEEQFTAGIGKENKLTDIFKGVSIYVNGFTVPSADELKELMAIHGGVYHTYQRSNDFIIASNLPDTKVKKMCLAKVVKPDWITDSIKAKKLLNYKEYLLYRNSRTQSTIKFNQENNKSQIGNVGDTKKMLKETSLLKVCQISLKAEDVVSKNSYTDTNSAECSNLQSADSKSRDNTYKTFNCQPSDSVNKDKYAKTAADPNFISEFYNNSRLHHISQLGACFKQHVNDLRETSDFSFPARESLKHKILALNNENRYSNVCFENGKTIMHIDMDCFFVSVGLRNRPELRGKPVAVTHSKGGQPGSKRSGNDAITESNLYKQRQAKKIGIALDIKDNIDTESAESGYEEESSYGSMSEIASCSYEARDKGIKNGMFMGKALKLCPELRTIPYDFDGYKDVAFKLYNTIANYTLDIEAVSCDEMYVDCTELLKSMNVSVTDFATALRDEIKSITKCPCSTGFGGNRLQARLATKKAKPNGQFFLTADIVNDFMYNIELSDLPGVGYQTSHKLESLGYQICGSLLSLSLINLQQHLGKKTGAQLYEQIRGQDSHPLSFHTVRKSVSAEVNYGIRFENNDQCKEFLKQLSAEVHSRMQQFKVIGKCITLKLMVRAENAPVQTAKFMGHGYCDVIKKSTTLQNATNDVEIITKEVISICKKQNIDPKEMRGIGIQVTKLEPINIKPIKGAINKFLTSKPVPKSEKNISNENIVDIGVKVKVPTTPKKVTTCTTLQKSPILNISKSPKGKRRGRPPKHSKPQISFNPLSRFFQSNTEITVKSEIKTEELSKIVIKEDISKEEKPKPQGLLGLPWDKIRELLRAWFESGQTPKHCDIQLIAGYMRDMVMNKNLEQLYILINFMNRRIREMNDNVWKEAQNFIIDQVQNAMIAVYGKKLFLADG, via the coding sequence ATGAGTAGAAGAGATGAAAGATTTCCTGACAATGGTTTTGAAGCTTGGGGTGGGTATATGCATGCTAAAATTGCGAAACTTGAAGAGCAATTTACAGCAGGAAtaggaaaagaaaataaattgacagatatatttaaaggtGTCAGTATTTATGTTAATGGTTTCACGGTGCCTTCTGCAGACGAATTGAAGGAATTAATGGCTATACATGGTGGAGTGTATCACACTTATCAAAGAAGTAATGACTTCATTATAGCTTCTAATTTACCAGacacaaaagtaaaaaaaatgtgcttGGCAAAAGTAGTTAAGCCAGATTGGATCACTGATAGTATAAAGgctaaaaaattgttaaactataaagaatatttactcTATCGAAATTCAAGAACACAGTCTACAATCAAATTTaatcaagaaaataataaaagtcaaaTTGGTAATGTTGgtgacacaaaaaaaatgctaaaaGAGACcagtttattaaaagtatgcCAGATATCTTTGAAGGCAGAAGATGTGGTttcaaaaaattcatatactGATACAAATTCAGCTGAATGTTCAAATCTTCAGTCTGCTGATTCCAAAAGTAGAGATAACACttacaaaacttttaactgtcaACCCAGTGACTCAGTTAATAAAGATAAGTATGCCAAAACTGCAGCCGACCCAAATTTTATCTCAGAATTTTACAACAACTCAAGATTACATCATATTTCTCAACTCGGTGCTTGTTTTAAACAACATGTCAATGATTTGAGAGAAACTAGTGACTTTAGTTTTCCTGCAAGAGAAagtttaaaacacaaaattttagctttaaataatgaaaacagatattcaaatgtttgttttgagAATGGTAAGACTATTATGCATATTGACATggattgtttttttgtatctgtTGGTTTGAGAAATAGACCAGAATTGAGAGGAAAACCGGTAGCTGTTACACATTCAAAAGGAGGCCAGCCTGGAAGTAAACGGTCTGGCAATGATGCAATTACTGAATCCAACTTATACAAACAAAGGCAAGCCAAAAAAATTGGTATTGCTCTGGATATCAAAGACAATATTGATACAGAATCTGCTGAAAGTGGTTATGAGGAGGAATCATCATATGGGTCTATGAGTGAAATAGCTTCTTGTTCTTATGAAGCAAGGGATAAGGGCATCAAAAATGGAATGTTTATGGGGAAAGCTCTGAAGCTTTGCCCCGAATTAAGGACAATTCCATATGATTTTGATGGTTACAAAGATgttgcttttaaattatacaacacTATAGCTAATTACACATTAGATATTGAAGCTGTGTCATGTGATGAAATGTATGTTGATTGTACAGAACTCTTGAAATCAATGAATGTCAGTGTTACTGACTTTGCCACCGCTTTGAGAGATGAGATAAAAAGTATAACTAAATGTCCCTGCTCAACAGGGTTTGGTGGTAATAGATTGCAAGCTCGCTTGGCTACGAAGAAAGCTAAGCCCAATGGACAATTCTTTCTCACAGCTGATATAGTTAATgattttatgtacaatataGAACTTAGTGATCTACCAGGTGTTGGGTATCAGACTTCACATAAATTAGAATCTTTAGGGTATCAGATTTGTGGATCCCTGTTAAGCTTGAGCTTAATAAACCTTCAACAACATTTAGGAAAAAAGACTGGCGCACAATTATATGAACAGATTCGTGGACAAGACTCACACCCTTTATCTTTCCACACAGTGAGAAAATCTGTTTCCGCTGAAGTAAACTATGGTATtcgttttgaaaataatgatcAATGCAAAGAGTTTTTAAAGCAACTTTCTGCTGAAGTCCATTCTCGGATGCAACAATTCAAAGTAATTGGCAAATGTATTACCTTAAAATTGATGGTCAGGGCTGAAAATGCTCCGGTACAAACTGCAAAGTTCATGGGTCATGGCTACTGTGACGTCATAAAAAAGTCTACAACATTGCAAAATGCAACTAATGatgttgaaataataacaaaggaagttatttcaatatgtaAGAAACAAAACATAGATCCAAAAGAAATGCGTGGAATAGGAATTCAAGTCACTAAGCTAGAACCAATCAATATTAAGCCAATAAAAGGAgcaattaacaaatttttgacGTCCAAACCCGTCCctaaatctgaaaaaaatatttcaaatgaaaacattGTTGACATAGGTGTTAAAGTTAAAGTACCTACGACTCCGAAAAAAGTTACAACTTGCACAACCCTACAAAAATCTCctattctaaatatatctaaatctCCTAAAGGGAAGAGAAGAGGACGACCACCTAAACATTCTAAACCTCAGATATCTTTTAACCCACTTAGTAGATTTTTTCAGTCAAATACTGAAATAACTgttaaaagtgaaataaaaacagaagaATTAAGCAAAATCGTCATAAAAGAAGATATATCTAAAGAAGAAAAGCCGAAGCCCCAGGGTTTACTCGGATTACCGTGGGATAAAATAAGAGAATTACTCCGAGCCTGGTTTGAAAGCGGACAAACTCCTAAACATTGTGATATCCAATTAATTGCTGGTTACATGCGAGACAtggtaatgaataaaaatttagaacaactatatatattaataaatttcatgaatAGAAGAATACGTGAAATGAACGATAATGTTTGGAAAGAAGCgcagaattttattatagaccAAGTACAAAATGCCATGATAGCTGTCTATGGAAAGAAGTTATTTCTTGCAGATGGataa
- the LOC116770955 gene encoding uncharacterized protein LOC116770955, whose translation MSTIEDFLIVPWVGPSSCKNNLTVAVLSSNSDIIESVSEAIIDVHTKGEYRWKLVVLRSFSLEDIVRQSDLTGKLAIDFVVLAMDTSRIFCVEWARKMLEQVHPDLRIRRVVLLNTSGLPINTMAVNASEIISFTSENKLDLISGNISKPEDAKFLATRILKYIEVSIGIKTGIPNLNI comes from the coding sequence atgtCAACAatagaagattttttaattgttcccTGGGTAGGGCCTAGCTCttgtaaaaacaatttgacCGTAGCAGTTCTTTCTTCTAACAGTGATATTATAGAAAGTGTTTCTGAAGCTATAATAGACGTGCACACCAAAGGAGAATATAGATGGAAACTCGTTGTACTGCGTTCTTTTAGTTTGGAAGACATCGTAAGACAGTCAGATTTGACTGGTAAATTAGCTATAGACTTCGTAGTGCTGGCGATGGACACGAGTCGAATCTTCTGCGTTGAATGGGCGAGAAAAATGTTAGAACAAGTGCATCCAGATCTTAGAATACGACGAGTAGTGCTGTTAAATACCAGTGGTTTACCAATAAACACAATGGCTGTGAATGCAAgtgaaataatatcatttacttCAGAAAACAAACTTGATTTAATAAGTGGAAATATATCAAAACCAGAAGATGCTAAATTTTTGGCCACTAggatattaaagtatatagaAGTCTCTATTGGTATTAAGACTGGCATaccaaatcttaatatttaa